The segment GAAGCAAAAGAAGAAATTGAAGAAGCAGCAGAAGATGATAGTGAAGACGAAGAATAATTTTTGTAAGCTCTAACTGACTTCAGAAATTTAAGCAAAACCAAAACATAATACGCAGATAATCAGATTTATGGAAAATTGACAGTTGACAATTTAGTTTGCAATTTTTTTTGCCTACTGTTAATTGTATATTGTCAACTTTCTCTGAAATCAGTTTAAACTTACCAATTTTTTATTAAATGAAATCAAGTAGGTTTATTAATGAACCTTACCATATTATTAATGTTATTTTTGCCGGGATAATTATTTTAATATTTATTTATTCCGGCATTTTTTCTGCTGAAAAAAATAATCATCCTGTTAAATCTGCATGCATTAAAATAACAGGAAAACCATGTATTAGTACAGGGCTTTCAAGAAGCTTTTCTGAAATTGTAAGATTTAGATTCGAAAGTGCAAAAAAATATAATCAATATGGCTTACTAATCTTCTTCTTTTTCCTTAGTCAACTCTTTTTACGGTTTTTTTCTTCTTTTATTTTAATAAGAAAAACAATATCATTAAAAACCCTTATTCTAACGGATAGTATTGTTTCTGTAATTTTATATATTATATGTTTTTTTAATTTTTTAAAATTTTGGTAACCAATGAATTATTCCTTTAATTTAAAAATATCAATATCAATAGTTTTGTTGACACTAATCTTAATTAAATGTCATAATTCTGTTCAGAGTGAAGTAGTTGAAAAACATCCAAATGGTGATACGTTAAAAGTTCATTATTATTATCAAAAAAGAGAAAATAAGGAAATCATAAAAGAAATAGAATATTATGAAAATGGTAATAAAAAATTTGAAGGGGAATATAAAAAAGAAAAAAAACATGGAAAATGGACTTATTGGTATAAAAGCGGAAATATTTGGAGTGAAGGATATTATTATAAAGGACAAAGAAATAAAGAAACAATAGTCTGGTATGAAAATGGTAAAAAAAATTACAATGGCTTATATAAAAATGGAA is part of the Bacteroidales bacterium genome and harbors:
- a CDS encoding DUF2752 domain-containing protein — encoded protein: MKSSRFINEPYHIINVIFAGIIILIFIYSGIFSAEKNNHPVKSACIKITGKPCISTGLSRSFSEIVRFRFESAKKYNQYGLLIFFFFLSQLFLRFFSSFILIRKTISLKTLILTDSIVSVILYIICFFNFLKFW